Proteins encoded in a region of the Neodiprion lecontei isolate iyNeoLeco1 chromosome 5, iyNeoLeco1.1, whole genome shotgun sequence genome:
- the LOC124294580 gene encoding putative nuclease HARBI1 gives MANMQDMFNFYDQIEEMNNMIEVVAMVNVGPNDEDEGEVQRAPKRYIRDGQNPFEFYSEQEFKRRFRFSKDGIMYGILPRIEAALVSANNRGLPIPPVMQLLICLRFYATASFQLVNGDLMTISQSTVSRIIHRVSAQIASLIHAIIKFPSTEAAMIANRDLFRQLGARREGIGLPGVDGAIDCTHIRLCHTKFADLQEVYRNRKGYFSLNVQAVVGPNMEFLDVVPEWPGSNHDSRIFQNSRIYMRYHERQLTGTLVGDAGYPCLPFLLTPLANPITDAQQRYNNVQSRTRQIVERTFGVWKRRFPCLSRGLGTKLLCSTTIVVACAVLHNLSLTLDNALPEDNRIEEEEADELPPQAPHWQPGEGFAIREALIERLFI, from the exons taatatgatTGAGGTGGTTGCAATGGTCAACGTTGGGCCGAATGACGAAGACGAGGGTGAAGTACAGCGAGCTCCGAAGAGATACATCAGAGATGGTCAAAACCCGTTCGAGTTTTATTCCGAGCAGGAGTTCAAACGGCGATTCCGATTTTCAAAGGATGGTATTATGTACGGAATACTACCTAGAATTGAAGCTGCCTTAGTCAGTGCCAATAATCGTGGTCTACCAATTCCACCTGTCATGCAATTATTAATATGTCTACGATTTTACGCTACCGCTAGCTTTCAA CTCGTCAACGGAGATCTGATGACTATATCGCAGTCTACAGTATCGAGGATAATACACAGAGTATCGGCTCAAATTGCATCATTGATTCACgcaattatcaaatttcctaGTACGGAAGCTGCTATGATCGCAAACAGAGATCTATTCAGACAACTTGGTGCACGCAGGGAGGGTATCGGTTTACCTGGCGTTGATGGCGCTATCGACTGCACTCACATTCGATTATGTCATACGAAATTTGCAGACCTGCAGGAGGTTTATAGGAATCGTAAGGGATATTTTTCCCTCAATGTACAG GCAGTTGTCGGACCCAATATGGAATTCTTGGATGTGGTTCCGGAATGGCCTGGAAGTAACCATGACAGTCGaatattccaaaattcacGAATTTACATGCGGTATCATGAGAGACAACTTACTGGAACCCTGGTTGGAGATGCCGGCTATCCGTGCTTGCCATTTCTGCTGACTCCACTGGCAAATCCAATTACAGATGCTCAACAAAG GTATAACAACGTACAAAGCAGAACAAGgcaaattgttgaaagaaCATTTGGAGTTTGGAAGCGACGTTTTCCTTGCCTATCCCGAGGTTTGGGAACCAAATTGTTGTGCTCTACCACAATTGTTGTAGCTTGTGCCGTACTACACAATTTATCACTAACATTGGATAATGCTCTTCCGGAAGATAATCGcatcgaagaagaagaagcggatGAATTGCCACCTCAAGCACCGCATTGGCAGCCTGGAGAGGGTTTTGCAATACGCGAAGCTCTAATCGAACGgttattcatttaa
- the LOC107222167 gene encoding GATOR complex protein NPRL2 isoform X1 — translation MIINGAASAMGSPLDSNDEKGQEGPIRCIFFSEFHHIAGPKITCQVPDNYILKDIFDNVSVYIIPKAQLQRSTITVTLKDFKILGFPVRIDNKKYARNAFYFNLCFVCDAEARTVHYEPVVKKMSDFLIAMEIENCFLSASEDKTRLSAMLKQVMHDLNMHKMCTLTEGTMTSHLKVVKLAPEPKPVLDHQVPIFLEGREAFRSDHWDLTTQQVLPYINGFNHVARIAAEADVENNLVKSCVQNLIYYGVVSLIPIFQYSNVYAATPKLKKLAEDTQLQEKCILYTSKTARQPAYLRDIYRMYASMTHGNSMRDLCQRLNPQTLRINERRLVQFGLIEELIRRVYKYPIHLPGTVSEEGHSNSIYKYFTGTYSLDEICCSTGQSVAQIEDIVERDSNVVMLWK, via the exons ATGATAATCAATGGGGCAGCATCCGCAATGGGATCGCCGCTGGACAGCAACGATGAGAAAGGTCAGGAGGGCCCGATACGgtgcatatttttttccgaattccATCACATTGCCGGGCCCAAGATAACCTGTCAG GTTCCTGACAACTATATACTCAAAGACATCTTCGATAATGTCAGCGTCTACATAATACCGAAGGCTCAGCTGCAAAGGAGCACCATCACGGT AACCTTGAAGGACTTCAAGATCCTGGGATTCCCCGTGAGGATAGACAACAAAAAATATGCTAGGAATGCATTTTACTTCAATCTGTGCTTTGTCTGTGACGCCGAGGCTCGTACGGTACATTATGAACCTGTGGTGAAGAAAATGTCCGATTTCTTG ATAGCaatggaaattgaaaactgcTTCTTATCAGCTTCCGAGGACAAGACTAGACTCTCAGCAATGCTAAAGCAAGTTATGCATGATCTGAACATGCACAAAATGTGTACACTCACTG AAGGAACTATGACCTCGCATTTAAAGGTGGTCAAGTTAGCCCCAGAGCCGAAGCCAGTACTGGATCATCAAGTGCCTATATTTCTTGAAGGTCGAGAGGCCTTCAGAAGTGATCACTGGGATTTGACGACGCAGCAAGTACTTCCGTATATTAACGGTTTCAACCATGTTGCCAGAATAGCAGCAGAGGCGGatgtggaaaataatttagtgAAAAGTTGCGTACAAAATCTCAT ATACTATGGGGTAGTCAGTCTGATCCCGATATTTCAATACAGCAATGTTTACGCAGCTACTCCAAAGTTGAAGAAATTAGCTGAGGATACGCAGCTTCAGGAAAAGTGTATCTTGTATACATCTAAAACTG CGAGACAACCGGCTTACCTGAGGGACATTTATCGGATGTATGCCAGCATGACGCATGGCAATAGCATGCGCGATTTATGTCAGCGGCTCAATCCTCAAACCTTAAGAATCAATGAGCGGAGGCTCGTTCAGTTTGGACTTATCGAAGAGCTCATTCGAAGGGTTTACAAG TACCCGATTCACTTGCCAGGCACGGTTAGCGAAGAAGGACACAGTAATTCGATCTACAAATACTTCACTGGAACTTACAGCCTCGATGAAATATGCTGTAGCACAGGACAATCAGTTGCACAAATTGAAGATATTGTCGAACGCGACTCAAACGTTGTAATGCTAtggaaatga
- the LOC107228077 gene encoding uncharacterized protein LOC107228077 isoform X1, which translates to MAPKGKSGKHYTAVDKKIFLEILKKYKNIVEQKKSDAGSLREKESAWNEIAEKFNGVLQISETRTVPQLKKLWSNMKQSQRDALTQEKQARMATGGGPEIPEAQVDPDIAAIVPHLMTLAPTEFSSNIIPGEQAIAMGSVLENDDDSLFEFQDVEYLLDASIDRPPTEPIPSCSSGIPVQTCKKMRAAAKRSRSESSSHFSASKSIAQKAMEEAVTQRLDALSAEDRELFQMKKDREQRMSKLMEDNENDIHLLKVQHLLRIQELEIRKATAEAELAEFKLARERDNL; encoded by the exons ATGGCTCCGAAAGGCAAAAGCGGCAAGCATTACACTGcggttgataaaaaaatatttttagaaattttgaaaaaatataaaaatattgttgagCAAAAAAAGAGTGACGCAGGATCTCTCCGTGAGAAAGAGTCAGCATGGAATGAAAttgctgaaaaattcaacggtGTACTACAAATCAGTGAGACG AGAACAGTGCCACAACTTAAAAAGCTGTGGTCTAACATGAAACAGAGCCAGCGGGATGCTTTGACCCAGGAAAAGCAAGCACGTATGGCTACTGGGGGTGGTCCGGAGATTCCAGAGGCACAGGTAGACCCTGACATTGCAGCAATTGTGCCGCATTTAATGACTCTTGCCCCGACCGAGTTCAGTTCCAATATTATTCCGGGGGAGCAAGCAATAGCCATGG GTAGCGTTCTGGAGAATGACGATGATTcactttttgaatttcaagatGTCGAATACTTGTTAGACGCGTCAATTGATAGACCACCGACGGAGCCTATTCCAAGCTGTTCATCAG GAATCCCGGTGCAgacttgcaaaaaaatgcGTGCGGCGGCAAAGCGAAGTCGGTCAGAATCATCGAGCCATTTTTCAGCGTCAAAATCTATAGCTCAGAAGGCGATGGAAGAAGCTGTGACTCAGAGACTAGACGCTCTCTCAGCTGAGGACAGAGAGCTCTTTCAGATGAAGAAAGACCGTGAGCAAAGAATGTCAAAATTAATGGAAGATAACGAAAACGACATTCATCTGCTGAAAGTTCAACACCTTTTACGAATTCAAGAACTTGAAATCAGGAAAGCCACAGCAGAAGCAGAGTTGGCTGAATTCAAACTTGCGCGTGAAAGGGACAACCTTTGA
- the LOC107228077 gene encoding uncharacterized protein LOC107228077 isoform X2, which produces MAPKGKSGKHYTAVDKKIFLEILKKYKNIVEQKKSDAGSLREKESAWNEIAEKFNGVLQISETRTVPQLKKLWSNMKQSQRDALTQEKQARMATGGGPEIPEAQVDPDIAAIVPHLMTLAPTEFSSNIIPGEQAIAMGSVLENDDDSLFEFQDVEYLLDASIDRPPTEPIPSCSSGIPVQTCKKMRVKGTTFDLQSSKEQL; this is translated from the exons ATGGCTCCGAAAGGCAAAAGCGGCAAGCATTACACTGcggttgataaaaaaatatttttagaaattttgaaaaaatataaaaatattgttgagCAAAAAAAGAGTGACGCAGGATCTCTCCGTGAGAAAGAGTCAGCATGGAATGAAAttgctgaaaaattcaacggtGTACTACAAATCAGTGAGACG AGAACAGTGCCACAACTTAAAAAGCTGTGGTCTAACATGAAACAGAGCCAGCGGGATGCTTTGACCCAGGAAAAGCAAGCACGTATGGCTACTGGGGGTGGTCCGGAGATTCCAGAGGCACAGGTAGACCCTGACATTGCAGCAATTGTGCCGCATTTAATGACTCTTGCCCCGACCGAGTTCAGTTCCAATATTATTCCGGGGGAGCAAGCAATAGCCATGG GTAGCGTTCTGGAGAATGACGATGATTcactttttgaatttcaagatGTCGAATACTTGTTAGACGCGTCAATTGATAGACCACCGACGGAGCCTATTCCAAGCTGTTCATCAG GAATCCCGGTGCAgacttgcaaaaaaatgcGCGTGAAAGGGACAACCTTTGATCTTCAAAGTTCAAAAGAGCAACTTTAG
- the LOC107222167 gene encoding GATOR complex protein NPRL2 isoform X2: MIINGAASAMGSPLDSNDEKGQEGPIRCIFFSEFHHIAGPKITCQVPDNYILKDIFDNVSVYIIPKAQLQRSTITVTLKDFKILGFPVRIDNKKYARNAFYFNLCFVCDAEARTVHYEPVVKKMSDFLIAMEIENCFLSASEDKTRLSAMLKQVMHDLNMHKMCTLTEGTMTSHLKVVKLAPEPKPVLDHQVPIFLEGREAFRSDHWDLTTQQVLPYINGFNHVARIAAEADVENNLVKSCVQNLIYYGVVSLIPIFQYSNVYAATPKLKKLAEDTQLQEKCILYTSKTARQPAYLRDIYRMYASMTHGNSMRDLCQRLNPQTLRINERRLVQFGLIEELIRRVYKARLAKKDTVIRSTNTSLELTASMKYAVAQDNQLHKLKILSNATQTL, encoded by the exons ATGATAATCAATGGGGCAGCATCCGCAATGGGATCGCCGCTGGACAGCAACGATGAGAAAGGTCAGGAGGGCCCGATACGgtgcatatttttttccgaattccATCACATTGCCGGGCCCAAGATAACCTGTCAG GTTCCTGACAACTATATACTCAAAGACATCTTCGATAATGTCAGCGTCTACATAATACCGAAGGCTCAGCTGCAAAGGAGCACCATCACGGT AACCTTGAAGGACTTCAAGATCCTGGGATTCCCCGTGAGGATAGACAACAAAAAATATGCTAGGAATGCATTTTACTTCAATCTGTGCTTTGTCTGTGACGCCGAGGCTCGTACGGTACATTATGAACCTGTGGTGAAGAAAATGTCCGATTTCTTG ATAGCaatggaaattgaaaactgcTTCTTATCAGCTTCCGAGGACAAGACTAGACTCTCAGCAATGCTAAAGCAAGTTATGCATGATCTGAACATGCACAAAATGTGTACACTCACTG AAGGAACTATGACCTCGCATTTAAAGGTGGTCAAGTTAGCCCCAGAGCCGAAGCCAGTACTGGATCATCAAGTGCCTATATTTCTTGAAGGTCGAGAGGCCTTCAGAAGTGATCACTGGGATTTGACGACGCAGCAAGTACTTCCGTATATTAACGGTTTCAACCATGTTGCCAGAATAGCAGCAGAGGCGGatgtggaaaataatttagtgAAAAGTTGCGTACAAAATCTCAT ATACTATGGGGTAGTCAGTCTGATCCCGATATTTCAATACAGCAATGTTTACGCAGCTACTCCAAAGTTGAAGAAATTAGCTGAGGATACGCAGCTTCAGGAAAAGTGTATCTTGTATACATCTAAAACTG CGAGACAACCGGCTTACCTGAGGGACATTTATCGGATGTATGCCAGCATGACGCATGGCAATAGCATGCGCGATTTATGTCAGCGGCTCAATCCTCAAACCTTAAGAATCAATGAGCGGAGGCTCGTTCAGTTTGGACTTATCGAAGAGCTCATTCGAAGGGTTTACAAG GCACGGTTAGCGAAGAAGGACACAGTAATTCGATCTACAAATACTTCACTGGAACTTACAGCCTCGATGAAATATGCTGTAGCACAGGACAATCAGTTGCACAAATTGAAGATATTGTCGAACGCGACTCAAACGTTGTAA
- the LOC107222162 gene encoding cilia- and flagella-associated protein 45 isoform X3, giving the protein MGRRNGADGAQAEFLVPSKEPSVYPKIISRKEYDYFREKGRNVTKEEREAMIDAAEKEKDRLLRESMARKEEMRRMDMRKGPKGQRVNEVEAEARKRTMHLLERAFNLKLEQEEEIQKCNRLILETKCRAIRDAQISEKKLIEKELAEEDERLNRMAENERRLGLRDEEKKEEEERRRRMRTAQALKEQIEEVEMQRVIEFERKQEESRLINLSNIAWQQEEMRQQQIKEAEHARMRKELAEGNDQLRHFKDMEREENRIIDLRIQESMRKQEERAAQIAEETRLANLRKEREKQRVSEQVQLAQNVQATIDEMNAARIQEEVEREWRRKEKEEALKRIEDQRRMKESRDDQINNKRIMQAMEIERDKREFQRVLVVQKEALCREAKERERKHHEAMRHRSEILKQVNEKERERIAARQKMFEEGLAIRTQNEIRMQKLRGAMQRKCQEMRDNKVPEYYVNEVKRMIDTIK; this is encoded by the exons ATGGGTCGTCGTAACGGGGCTGACGGCGCCCAGGCCGAGTTCCTGGTACCGTCCAAGGAGCCCTCGGTCTATCCGAAGATCATTAGCAGGAAGGAGTACGACTACTTTCGGGAGAAAGGTCGGAACGTCACCAAGGAGGAACGGGAGGCGATGATCGATGCTgcggagaaggagaaggaccGATTGCTCAGGGAGAGCATGGCCAGGAAGGAGGAGATGCGCAGGATGGACATGCGGAAGGGACCCAAGGGCCAGAGGGTGAACGAGGTCGAGGCCGAGGCCAGGAAGAGGACCATGCACCTCCTCGAAAGGGCTTTCAATCTGAAACTCGAGCAGGAGGAAGAGATCCAGAAGTGCAACAGGCTCATCCTCGAGACTAAGTGTCGGGCGATCAGAGACGCTCAG ATATCGGAGAAGAAACTGATCGAGAAGGAGCTCGCCGAGGAGGACGAGCGGCTTAACCGAATGGCCGAGAACGAGAGGCGACTCGGGCTTCGCgatgaggagaaaaaggaggaggaggagaggaggaggcggATGAGGACCGCGCAGGCATTGAAGGAGCAGATAGAAGAGGTAGAGATGCAAAGGGTCATAGAATTCGAGAGGAAGCAGGAGGAGAGCCGGCTCATTAACCTGAGCAACATCGCCTGGCAGCAAGAGGAAATGCGACAGCAGCAGATAAAGGAAGCCGAGCACGCCAGGATGCGAAAGGAGCTCGCCGAGGGGAACGATCAGCTTCGCCATTTCAAGGATATGGAGAGAGAGGAGAACAGGATCATCGACCTCAG GATACAGGAATCAATGCGGAAGCAGGAAGAGAGGGCTGCTCAGATCGCCGAGGAGACCCGATTGGCGAATTTGCGAAAGGAACGCGAGAAGCAGAGAGTCTCGGAGCAGGTGCAGCTGGCGCAGAATGTTCAG GCGACGATTGACGAGATGAACGCCGCCCGGATCCAAGAGGAAGTTGAGCGGGAGTGGCGGCgtaaagagaaagaggaggCGCTGAAGAGGATCGAGGATCAGCGCAGGATGAAGGAATCTAGGGACGACCAGATCAACAACAAACGAATTATGCAGGCCATGGAAATCGAGAGGGACAAACGCGAGTTTCAGCGCGTACTCGTCGTACAGAAGGAGGCCTTGTGTCGCGAGGCGAAAGAACGGGAACGAAAACACCACGAGGCGATGCGTCATAggagtgaaattttgaaacag GTTAatgagaaggagagagagaggatcgCCGCGAGGCAAAAAATGTTCGAGGAGGGACTCGCGATCAGGACGCAAAATGAGATCAGAATGCAGAAGCTGCGCGGCGCGATGCAGAGGAAATGTCAAGAGATGCGAGATAACAAGGTACCCGAGTATTACGTCAACGAAGTTAAACGCATGATCGACACTATCAAGTAA